One region of Triticum aestivum cultivar Chinese Spring chromosome 6B, IWGSC CS RefSeq v2.1, whole genome shotgun sequence genomic DNA includes:
- the LOC123134574 gene encoding 7-deoxyloganetin glucosyltransferase, producing MGSMGPAARKPHAVCLPYPAQGHITPMLNVAKLLHARGFDVTFVNTEYNHARLVRSRGPAAVAGLPGFRFATIPDGLPPSGDDDVTQDIPALCKSTTETCLGPFRDLLTRLNDPATGHPPVTCVVSDVVMGFSMEAANELGLPYVQLWTASAISYLGYRHYRLLINRGLAPLKDAEKLTNGYLDTPVEDVPGLRSMRLRDFPSFIRTTDPDEYMMHYVLRETERTAGASAVILNSFDDLEGEAVEAMEALGLPKVYTLGPLPLLAHEQPPTPRSAINLSLWKEQDECLEWLDGREPGSVVYVNFGSITVMTNAQMVEFAWGLAQSGKHFMWIVRRDLVKGDAAVLPEEFLAETAGRGLMASWCPQQQVLDHPAVGTFLTHSGWNSALESLCGGVPVISWPFFADQQTNCRYQCTEWGVGVEIDSNVRREAVAGLITEIMEGEKGKSMRKRARDWKESTVKAAMPGGSSHRNFDELVRGVLLPKN from the exons ATGGGATCGATGGGACCTGCCGCCAGGAAGCCGCACGCGGTGTGCCTGCCGTACCCGGCGCAGGGGCACATCACCCCGATGCTCAACGTGGCCAAGCTGCTCCACGCCCGGGGCTTCGACGTCACCTTCGTCAACACCGAGTACAACCATGCCCGCCTCGTCCGCTCCCGCGGCCCCGCCGCCGTGGCCGGCCTCCCGGGCTTCCGCTTTGCCACCATCCCCGACGGCCTGCCGCCGTCCGGCGACGACGACGTCACGCAGGACATCCCTGCGCTCTGCAAGTCCACCACGGAGACCTGCCTGGGACCCTTCCGTGACCTCCTCACCCGGCTCAACGACCCCGCCACCGGCCACCCGCCCGTCACCTGCGTCGTCTCGGACGTTGTCATGGGGTTCTCCATGGAGGCCGCCAACGAGCTCGGCCTCCCCTACGTCCAGCTCTGGACCGCCAGCGCCATCAGCTACCTCGGGTACCGCCACTACCGCCTCCTCATCAACCGTGGCCTCGCCCCACTCAAAG ACGCCGAGAAGCTGACGAACGGATACCTTGACACGCCGGTGGAGGACGTGCCGGGGTTGCGGAGCATGAGGCTCAGGGACTTCCCGTCCTTCATACGCACCACGGACCCGGACGAGTACATGATGCACTACGTCCTGCGGGAGACGGAGCGCACGGCCGGCGCGTCGGCCGTCATCCTCAACAGCTTCGACGACCTGgagggcgaggcggtggaggccatggaggcgcTCGGCCTGCCCAAGGTCTACACGCTCGGCCCGCTCCCGCTGCTGGCGCACGAGCAGCCGCCCACGCCGCGCTCCGCCATCAACCTCAGCCTCTGGAAGGAGCAGGACGAATGCCTCGAGTGGCTGGACGGCAGGGAGCCCGGCTCCGTCGTCTACGTCAACTTCGGTAGCATCACCGTCATGACCAACGCGCAGATGGTGGAGTTCGCGTGGGGGCTGGCGCAGAGCGGGAAGCACTTCATGTGGATCGTCCGCCGAGACCTGGTGAAGGGCGACGCCGCGGTGCTCCCCGAGGAGTTCCTGGCCGAGACGGCCGGGCGCGGGCTCATGGCGTCCTGGTGCCCGCAGCAGCAGGTGCTGGACCACCCTGCCGTGGGCACCTTCCTGACGCACAGTGGCTGGAACTCGGCGCTCGAGAGCTTGTGCGGTGGTGTGCCGGTGATCAGCTGGCCGTTCTTCGCCGACCAGCAGACCAACTGCAGGTACCAGTGCACTGAGTGGGGCGTCGGCGTGGAGATCGACAGCAACGTCCGGCGTGAGGCCGTCGCCGGACTTATCACGGAGATCATGGAAGGGGAGAAGGGGAAAAGCATGAGGAAGAGAGCGCGGGACTGGAAGGAGAGCACGGTCAAGGCGGCCATGCCCGGAGGCTCGTCTCACCGAAACTTCGACGAGCTGGTCCGCGGCGTGCTCCTGCCCAAGAACTAG